In the Psychromonas sp. psych-6C06 genome, ATCTGCTTAATGTTAGCCATGTAATTAATTTTGACATTCCTAAACATACTGAAGAGTATATTCATCGTATTGGGCGAACTGGTCGTGCAGGTGCTTCTGGTGATGCAATTTCTCTTATCGGGCCAAAAGATTGGGATAATTTTAAGAAAGTTGAATCTTTTGTTCAGCAGTCGATAACTTTTGACAGAGTCGATGGAATTAATCCTAAGTTCAAGGGGTTAAAACCGGTACTAGCGAAAGCGACCACAGCAGGTAAGTTTGCTAAAGATAATAAAAAGCAAACGCAGCAGAAAAAGGCGAAAGTTAAAAAGTCTGTTAATAAAACCTTCCATGAAGCAACCGATGTCGGTTTTACTCCTATGCGCCGAAAAAAGAAGTCTGATGAGTAATGACCTAATGATACTATACGAAATAAATTGTTGATCTATTTTGTTGGTTAAAAAACTTATTCTTTTAATTTTTTTGCCAAATAAACAATAGCTTACGTGTTACCCCTTGGGGTAAGTTATTTTTTCTGCGCAAAATTTAGATCACATACTTAATTCAATTGGTATGAGTATCAATTTTTAAAACTCTATATTAACGCAAAGTTATTAAACTTTTTTGAGTTGGTATTCGTAATGTATTAACTATATGTATAAGTTTTGAATTGATAAATTGTCACAGTTTTGCTTAAAAAGCCATTTACGTTTATGGTTAGAGGAATTAATAAAATGGAGAAAAATATGTTAGCTAGCACAATGGTTGAAAAACTAAATGAACAGATTAACCTTGAGTTTTACTCATCTAATTTATACTTACAGATGAGTGCATGGTGTGAAGATAAAGGCTTTGAAGGTGCGGCTTTACTACTTCGTGAGCATGCGACTGAAGAGATGACGCATATGAATCGACTTTTTACGTATGTCAGTGAAACAGGTGCTTTACCAATTCTAGGTGCAATTGAAGCGCCACCACATGAATTTAAGTCGCTTAAAGATATCTTTACAGAAACCTATGCGCATGAATGTTTAATCACTAAAGCAATTAACGAATTAACACATGTTGCTTTTAGTACACATGATTATTCAACCTTTAATTTTCTCCAATGGTATGTTGCAGAACAGCATGAAGAGGAAAAATTATTTAAAGGTATTTTAGATAAGATTGATCTTGTTGGCGAAGATGGTAAAGCGTTGTTCTGGGTCGATAAAGATTTAGCTGAGCTTGCAAAAACAGGT is a window encoding:
- the ftnA gene encoding non-heme ferritin; the encoded protein is MLASTMVEKLNEQINLEFYSSNLYLQMSAWCEDKGFEGAALLLREHATEEMTHMNRLFTYVSETGALPILGAIEAPPHEFKSLKDIFTETYAHECLITKAINELTHVAFSTHDYSTFNFLQWYVAEQHEEEKLFKGILDKIDLVGEDGKALFWVDKDLAELAKTGSTSIMDTPA